From Quercus lobata isolate SW786 chromosome 1, ValleyOak3.0 Primary Assembly, whole genome shotgun sequence, one genomic window encodes:
- the LOC115988225 gene encoding calcium-transporting ATPase 1, endoplasmic reticulum-type-like, translating to MGKGAQNYGKKDSFDKRSSNPEIFPAWAKDVHECEEKFQVKREFGLSKEDVEKRRQIYGYNELEHHEGTSIFKLILDQLNDTLVRILLAAAVVSFVLAWYDGEEGGEMEITAFVEPLVIFLILIVNAIVGIWQETNAEKALEALKEIQSEHAMVLRDGKRVSNLPAKELVPGDIVELRIGDKVPADMRVIGLVSSTFRVEQGSLTGESEAVSKTVKAVAEDSDIQGKKCMVFAGTTVVNGNCFCLVTQIGMDTEIGKVHSQIQEASQSEEDTPLKKKLNEFGEALTAIIGVVCILVWLINVKYFLTWEYVDGWPRNFKFSFEKCTYYFEIAVALAVAAIPEGLPAVITTCLALGTRKMAQKNALVRKLPSVETLGCTTVICSDKTGTLTTNQMAAAKLVAMGSSADSLRLFDVEGTTYDPCDGKIRGWPVGRMDANLQMIAKIAALCNDAGVERSGNHYVSIGIPTEAALKVLAEKMGHPASSDSGSSSSHTNELRCSQLWNQMEKRIATLEFDRDRKSMSVIVNSLSGKKTMLVKGAVENVLERSSFIQLLDGSIVKLNQHSRDLILKSLNEMSTSALRCLGFAYKDDLSEFATYNSGDEDHSAHQLLLNPSSYSLIESNLIFAGMAGLRDPPRKEVRQAIEDCRAAGIRVMVITGDNKNTAEAICREIGVFGSHDDISSRSLTGKDFMEVADKKSYLRQSGGLLFSRAEPRHKQDIVKLLKEDGEVVAMTGDGVNDAPALKLADIGIAMGIAGTEVAKEASDMVLADDNFSTIVAAVGEGRSIYNNMKAFIRYMISSNIGEVVSIFLTAALGIPEGMIPVQLLWVNLVTDGPPATALGFNPQEKDIMKKPPRRSDDSLISAWILFRYLVIGLYVGIATVGVFIIWYTHSSFLGIDLSRDGHTLVSYSQLANWDQCSSWERFSVSPFTAGGLQFKFDDPCDYFRSGKIKASTLSLSVLVAIEMFNSLNALSEDGSLLTMPPWVNPWLLLAMSISFGLHFLILYVPFLAQVFGIVPLSLNEWLLVLAVALPVILIDEMLKFVGRCTSGLRASSGSKSSKQKAE from the exons ATGGGAAAAGGAGCGCAAAACTATGGGAAAAAGGACAGCTTTGATAAGAGATCTTCGAACCCAGAAATATTCCCTGCGTGGGCTAAAGATGTTCATGAATGTGAGGAGAAGTTCCAAGTGAAACGCGAGTTTGGGTTGTCGAAGGAAGATGTTGAGAAGCGGCGACAGATCTATGGATATAATGAATTGGAACATCACGAAGGTACATccatttttaaattgatattgGATCAGTTAAATGATACTCTAGTGAGAATTCTGTTAGCTGCGGCTGTTGTATCGTTTGTGTTGGCTTGGTATGATGGTGAGGAAGGTGGGGAGATGGAGATTACGGCGTTTGTGGAGCCACTTGTGATATTCTTGATATTGATTGTGAATGCCATAGTGGGAATTTGGCAAGAAACCAATGCAGAGAAGGCATTGGAAGCTTTGAAAGAGATTCAATCGGAGCATGCCATGGTGTTAAGGGATGGAAAACGGGTTTCTAATTTGCCCGCGAAGGAACTTGTCCCGGGTGATATAGTGGAGTTGAGGATTGGTGATAAGGTGCCAGCAGACATGCGGGTTATTGGCTTGGTAAGCTCAACGTTTAGGGTTGAGCAGGGGTCATTGACAGGAGAGAGTGAAGCAGTGAGTAAGACTGTCAAGGCTGTTGCGGAGGATTCTGATATTCAAGGGAAGAAATGTATGGTTTTTGCTGGGACGACTGTGGTGAATGGGAATTGTTTTTGCTTGGTTACTCAGATAGGTATGGATACGGAGATAGGGAAGGTGCATTCGCAGATTCAAGAAGCATCACAGAGTGAGGAAGATACGCCATTGAAGAAGAAGTTGAATGAGTTTGGGGAGGCTCTAACAGCAATAATTGGAGTGGTTTGTATCTTGGTTTGGCTTATCAATGTGAAGTACTTTCTCACTTGGGAATATGTTGATGGCTGGCCGAGAAATTTTAAGTTCTCATTTGAGAAGTGTACATATTACTTTGAGATTGCAGTGGCATTGGCTGTTGCTGCCATCCCGGAAGGTTTGCCAGCAGTTATCACAACATGCTTGGCACTAGGAACACGAAAGATGGCTCAAAAGAATGCACTTGTGAGGAAGTTGCCTAGTGTTGAGACTTTAGGTTGTACAACTGTGATTTGTTCGGATAAAACTGGCACTTTGACTACCAATCAGATGGCGGCAGCGAAGCTTGTGGCTATGGGTTCTAGTGCTGATTCACTCCGACTATTTGATGTTGAGGGAACCACTTATGATCCTTGTGATGGAAAAATACGGGGTTGGCCGGTTGGTAGAATGGATGCAAACCTTCAAATGATTGCAAAGATTGCTGCTCTATGCAATGATGCAGGTGTTGAACGATCTGGAAATCATTATGTTTCGATTGGAATACCCACTGAGGCAGCATTGAAG GTGCTGGCTGAGAAAATGGGACATCCTGCAAGCTCTGATTCTGGTTCATCTTCAAGTCATACAAATGAACTAC GTTGTTCTCAATTATGGAATCAAATGGAGAAGCGGATTGCAACTCTAGAGTTTGACCGTGATCGTAAGTCCATGAGTGTTATTGTGAATTCCCTCTCGGGGAAGAAAACAATGCTAGTAAAG GGTGCTGTGGAAAATGTTTTGGAAAGAAGCTCATTTATCCAGTTGCTTGATGGCTCTATTGTTAAATTGAACCAACATTCAAGGGATCTTATCTTAAAAAGCCTTAATGAAATGTCAACAAGTGCATTGCGCTGTCTGGGTTTTGCATACAAAGATGACCTTTCGGAGTTTGCGACATACAATAGTGGTGATGAAGACCATTCAGCACATCAACTGTTACTCAATCCATCCAGTTATTCTTTAATTGAGAGTAATCTCATTTTTGCTGGCATGGCTGGGTTAAGG GATCCTCCTCGGAAAGAGGTTCGTCAAGCAATTGAGGACTGCCGAGCTGCTGGAATCCGTGTTATGGTTATTACAGGAGACAACAAGAATACAGCTGAAGCAATTTGCCGTGAAATAGGTGTTTTTGGATCTCATGATGATATTAGTTCAAGAAGTTTAACAGGAAAAGATTTTATGGAAGTTGCTGATAAGAAAAGTTACCTCAGACAAAGTGGAGGACTTCTGTTCTCTAGGGCTGAACCAAGGCATAAACAGGACATAGTGAAGTTGCTCAAAGAAGATGGTGAAGTGGTTGCAATGACTGGGGATGGAGTGAATGATGCACCTGCTTTGAAATTGGCTGATATTGGGATTGCAATGGGCATCGCTGGGACTGAG GTCGCAAAAGAGGCCTCTGACATGGTGTTAGCAGATGATAATTTTAGCACTATAGTTGCTGCGGTAGGTGAAGgcagatctatttacaacaatatGAAGGCCTTTATAAG GTACATGATTTCCTCAAATATTGGTGAGGTTGTCTCTATATTTCTGACAGCTGCCTTGGGCATTCCGGAAGGCATGATTCCTGTTCAACTTCTCTGGGTCAATCTTGTGACTGATGGACCCCCAGCAACAGCTTTGGGATTCAATCCTCAAGAGAAAGATATAATGAAGAAGCCCCCAAGAAGAAGTGATGACTCATTGATCAGTGCTTGGATTTTATTCCGCTATCTG GTGATTGGGCTCTATGTTGGGATTGCAACAGTCGGCGTATTTATCATATGGTACACGCATAGCTCATTTTTGGGCATTGACCTGAGCAGAGATGGTCATACTCTTGTCTCCTACTCTCAACTTGCTAACTGGGATCAGTGCTCTTCTTGGGAGAGATTTTCAGTGTCACCCTTCACAGCTGGGGGGCTGCAGTTCAAGTTTGACGATCCATGTGACTACTTCCGATCTGGCAAAATCAAAGCTTCAACTCTCTCCCTCTCCGTATTGGTTGCCATAGAGATGTTCAATTCCCTTAATGCCCTCTCTGAGGATGGGAGTCTACTAACCATGCCTCCATGGGTCAACCCATGGCTCCTTCTGGCCATGTCTATCTCATTTGGCCTTCACTTCTTGATCCTTTATGTGCCATTCCTTGCTCAAGTGTTTGGCATTGTTCCTCTCAGCCTGAACGAATGGCTTCTGGTGCTGGCTGTTGCTCTTCCAGTGATTCTAATTGATGAGATGCTGAAGTTTGTTGGGAGATGTACAAGTGGACTGCGGGCTTCTAGTGGGAGCAAATCTTCAAAGCAAAAGGCTGAGTAA
- the LOC115988242 gene encoding uncharacterized protein LOC115988242 → MGYLYEAMDKAKENIKARLKNKISAYIPFTSVIDARWDKQLHSPLQAAGCYLNPGIFFRPSFKKQKDVTKGLLSTITRLVSDPDEQDILSSQIESYKKSLGDFGMPMAIRQREKLSPVAWWEQFGNDTLELQKFAIRVLSQCCSATGCERAWSTFEFVHSKRRNRLEHKHLNDLVYVRYNLLLRERYVFKYIQFLF, encoded by the exons ATGGGATACTTGTATGAGGCAATGGATAAAGCAAAGGAGAATATAAAAGCAAGGttgaagaataaaatttctGCATATATACCATTTACTAGTGTCATTGATGCTAGATGGGATAAACAACTCCATAGTCCATTGCAAGCAGCAGGTTGTTATCTTAACCCTGGAATCTTCTTTAGGCCGTCATTTAAGAAGCAAAAAGATGTTACAAAAGGCCTACTTAGTACCATTACAAGGCTGGTTTCTGATCCTGATGAGCAAGATATTCTTAGTTCTCAAATTGAATCATACAAAAAGTCTTTAGGTGACTTTGGAATGCCTATGGCAATCCGCCAACGTGAAAAACTAAGTCCAG ttgCTTGGTGGGAGCAATTTGGAAATGACACTCTGGAATTACAAAAGTTTGCAATTCGAGTGCTAAGTCAGTGTTGTAGTGCAACTGGTTGTGAAAGAGCTTGGAGCACATTTGAGTTTGTCCATTCCAAGAGGAGAAATAGGCTTGAGCATAAACATTTGAATGACTTGGTGTATGTTCGGTATAATTTGTTGTTACGAGAAAGgtatgtttttaaatatattcaatttttattttga